In the Sorghum bicolor cultivar BTx623 chromosome 4, Sorghum_bicolor_NCBIv3, whole genome shotgun sequence genome, AGGCGAGATTATGAAGTTTCGCAGGGCGCTGGATGGATTGTTCATTGTAGCACCGAAGACGGGCCGTGTCTGCTGTCTGGGCCTGATATCAGCCGGAGGAGCCATGGCATGGCCAGGAGACCCTGTAGACAGCTCAAAGGGACCGGAGGTGGAGCAACGTTGCCTTGGTGGTGGACCCCAGCCCTCATCTCTCTGCCCTGGAGTTTTAGGAAGATCAACCGATCCTGCAACCAGTGAATGAGCTGTTTTTGTGGAGACCTAACATAGTTTCTAGGTACAGTATAAAGAATCAAAGCGTTGCACCGCTTTGATGAATAACAAAAGTAGTTTGTGCGAACAGAGCAAAAAGTATAATGATATAACCAGTATGAGGGACATAATGAACAGAGCAAATTGTGTGCACAGAAGTTTTAAGTTACCTTGTCTCAGATggttgccaccatccatcatgtTGGGCATGCCCGCGAACGGGTCTGACTGAGGTCTTGCTAAATAGTTATTTGCAGGTTGAAGGGCAGAACGCTTCAGCGACTCATATTCATTCCTCAATTGGTCATACATCTCATCAAGCTTCCTCTTCTGCCTGAATAGGATTAGGACAACCTGAATCCTCATACATACAGGATGGAACATAATTTGTTCCTCTAAAGAATCAAGAGAATACTGGCACATTACTAACCTGGATTTCTCAGCAAATTTTTCTTGCAGCTCCTGCTTATCTCTGTTCAAGTTTTCattctcttgctccatcaactGACATCTTTTGGCCATCTTCTGGTATGCGGTATGGACTTCTTCCAGTTTCTCAGTAAATTTTGCCTGCATAAGTTCACATTTTTGCCTACATTGACCAACAATTCTGTTCATCTTGTACTGCATCTCCAGTTCCTTTTGTCCAATGTAGAACATTACGCTTCTGTATGCACTCTTCATAACTGATTTTCATCATATTTAAGGAAAAGCAAGACACCTACCGAAGTAATGCCATTGTTATGCTttaccaagttccacatttATGCTCTAAGATTGGTTGCATAATAGTGCTACTTAAACATGTTAAGCAATGTAATTATGCATAGATTGGAAAATGCAGATTACTATGCTATCAAAAAAAGCAGTACAAGACAAACCCCACTGTGGATGTAGTGAAAGGTTAATGGGAAATGAAGGATACGTATTTGTGGGGATATTCCAACCATCGCCATCTGTTGCCATGAGCACATTCATCAGAAAAGATGGATAGAAGGAAAATTAATTTCTAGTTGTTATTATGTATCAATGGGATACCTACATTTGTCCAATCGTCACTTGGATTTATATCCATAGGTTTCATATGGCTGGAAAAAGGAAATGAATCAAAATTTTCAAGTTAATTTTTTGCCTGAACATACACAGTATTAAAACAACTGAAGAATGATCAATAACTTGCGCTACAATCAGGTATGTTTGGTTGATATGCTTTGGCACAGTTAAATATCACACAGAGGAGACATGAGAAATATGCTTGCACGATTAGGTATCAGACATTCATACAGGAAAGATGACACCATTAACCATGCACAATCAAAAAATGAATGCATCATCAAATAGGAACTGACCTTTTTGAGAGCACCTGATCACAAATTGGACATGCACCATCATTACTGAGTATTTTCTTGGCATCGTCTGCACCTGCTAAATAAGCAATTACCAGCTACATTAAATTGTGTATTCTGTAATAATTGGAGAGTAACTTATTTAGAATCTGGATCTAATTCATCAGAGAGATGGTAGTAGAGTGGAACCATACATAAAAGATGACCACAGGTGGTTGATATTGCTTGCCCCTCCAACTCCCGCCAGCAAGCATTGCACTTCATCTTGTTTCTAGAAATTATTAGATTAGCTACACAGCAGTTGAGCCTACAGGCAGGAAAATAACACTTAAGagatgaaaaagaaaaacaaagataAACGGCTAGTGCATTATTCATATCCCAGAACTAAATCCGACTGGAAATGGATTAAGACTACATAGGAAGCATCATAAAAAAAGCAAGATATATATGTTAAAAATCACTGACATGTTGTGTACTGGTATGGGCATTTATCTTCTTTCAGTGCAATAGTTTTAAGTTTTAACTACAGAACAGTACACATCTTTTTTGAGCAACAAGGAACTAACAGCTTGTATTATGAAAGCATGACCTCCACCAAGACTTGAATTTTTCAATAAAAAAGGCATATCTAACAGCAAGATTAAATATTAACATGAGACAACTAACAAGAAAATAGTGAATAATGAAGCAGCAGTTTGTATTATTTAAACAAATACAAGCAGTTTTATTCAAGTTCCTGCTACTCAGGTCTATACTGCACTGCATTGGGTCATACATCACAGAGATGCTTTTATTCATCAATAATGTCTTTCATTGTGTTCAAGCAGGATAGGAAGCACTATACTAGCATATTAAGCAGTTTTTACAGTGCTTCTGCTATGAATTTGAGACGTAccagagaagaaaagaaaggtATCCATAATTTCAGATGAACTATgttttccacgtatcacaacaTGGATCCATAGAGATAAATACTTTGACCATTTTGAGCATGCCATTAACAGTATATTAGAACTGGTAAAATTGAAAAGTGTATCTCTCTTTAAATACAAAGTTTGGAAACCTCAGTCATTTCGCTTATTTGGAATTTGACCTGTTTTTGAGGACAATAGGTACATTTACAAGGTAGGAAGGCCCAACGTTGACAGGCCCCAATGTAATTGGCCAATGGCGAAGTGTGTCACTTAAGAggaaaagataaaataaaaccAGATAAACCCCTATATTATCCATTGAACTCACTCATTTAGTAACCGCATATAAAGATAAACAATTTCATTCCCTTCAGTGGTACGCCTAACGGTAGCATGTACCATTTTCTAGTGTGACTAACTTAGTGGGAGTTTCCTCAGTAACTGGTCCTTTGAACCCAACTGTACGAATTACATATTGAGAAGTGAAAAGATGTTCAGGACCACAAGTAGTTTGCTACTCAATCTTAGGACAAGTCTTAAGGCGAAGGCATAGAATTGCATAAGCAATATAATTAAGAGCAAATAAAATCGGCTTTGGACTTATATGCCCAGAATTGAGGCTCATTAAAACACAATTCCATGGACACAATAcatattttttttgacaaaagatTTTGATGAGTAAAACAAGTAAAAAATATGTGTTAAATTGTTCTATCCAGAAGTACTTTAAATctttcacaaaacacatcatctAATTTTGTATCCCATATGTTGTAGTCATGAGTTTCAGCTTTAAGTGTTTCATTGTTAAAACACTTATGTTGTATGTTATTACCCCATTAATTTAATAACAATCTAATCAGTCTTTAAAACAACACTCTGGAACAGCTTGCCACGATGCCTTCCTAAAATCTAATCCAGATTTTAGCAAGTATGTAAAAAAGAAAGAACTATGGCATCTTTCTCATAACTGAAGATTTAACTTTGTAAAAATGATGTGATAGGCCTTCATACATTTTGTCGATCTAGATTTTCTAGTgttctttttataaaaaaaaaagataaacaaGGTATTCCTAAAATGAAAAATTCCATGCCGCAAGAGGACCTGATGTGTTACGGTTACGGTTACTAGCTGTGCATTAATAATAGTCTTGAAAACAGAAGATCCCACAATAAAATACACTAGAAAACACAGAAAATCCAGTTTATACTGATTTTGTAAGTTCTATCAATCATAAAACCATTGCCATATTTTGTTACTTATAGGCTAGCATATGTTGGTCagggcactaaaattactgatCAATAAGATTAAAAACAACTATGCCTTTTGGTCTGTCTCGGGTCTCACATCAATTCTGTTCAGTCACCCAGGTCCAAAGCAGAGACAAGTTCTGAGAAATGCAAGGAATAAGCTGAAAACACACTGTTGGATAAATATTTGGAGTAATTCCAGCATTCTAGACAATCAACTATTGCAGAGAACTGCATATGCTTTTTTACTCAAACATGTCCAGCTAGTGCAAAGATTATGGAGCAAGCCAACTAGCCAAGCGAACAAACAAATTGACTCAATCAGCTGTGGCTTCGAATAGGTCGTTTCCTGTGTGATATCAGTGTCTCAGTAAAATTAGAGATCGCGATTTATATATACCATACTAAAAGGGAAATATGTAGTTACACACAGGGCACAGCATTTCAACCCCCCAGTTATGGAAACTAAGTATGGTCTGCTGCAGAAAACTAGCATCATAAACCAACATAAATAATTTGCGTGTTGACCCTCAGAAACAGAATTTGTAGTTAAAACCAACAGCTAGAACGTCTGCGAATCTCAGCAGCTGAGCAAATTCTGCGCTCTGAAGTGTTCTCAAATACAACTTCGCACTTAAAAAACCACACAAAAACAGTGACAGCTCAAATTGCATACAGCGAGCTCAATTGCCCGCAAAACTTCTAATCATCCGCCCCCATTTCCCCCCGATCGCCAAAATCGAAGCCTTACTATGTTCAAAACACACAGAATTGCAAAACCTAACGATCCGTTGTACCAGCACTATCGATCATGAGCGGACCCAATCGTTAGTAGGATGGACATGTAGACACTGGCAATTAGATGAGATCCGAGTAAAAAAACCCAAATAGATCACGTTAGCTAGGGTTTGGGTGGTAAGTTTCAAGTGAGAGCAGAGGGGTGGCATACCTGgtgggtgctcgtcgccggcgaagggcGAGGGCCCGACGAAGACCAGGCTAAGGTACAGACACGAAGGGATCGACGAAGACCTGGACACcagggaggtggtggtggtgggcggcggcggcggccgcccagtCGACGCCACCAGAAAGCAAGGACGCGCCGcggcgcgagagagagagagtgggcgaggggagggagggagggtgaGCGCAGCGCGCGCACTCCAGGGGTGTGAACGTCAGAACGTGATGAGAAAAAAGGGTAGGCGTTACGCTTTATTAGCGTCCTGCATCCAGTTGCGGGCTTGCGGCGTCCTTTCTTTTGGGCCGAGCTCGTACGAAGGCCCAGGTTTCTTCAGGCAGGCTGCAAGcatgtgattttttttattttttatttttaaattttgtttttttgcaAAACAATAAGTATCTAAGCCAAAATTTTGCAAAGCATATGCTTAGGTAGTGTTTGGTTATTCAAATCAATTTCATCCTAGATGGGACAGTTCAGCTGACGAGATGATCATGGATATAATAGTTTGAGTATGATTATAGTGGTATACCGGCATGAGATGGCACATGATTATTTAAATATTTAAATTTCTTTAGTTATTTTTGAAACACTATTTTTATATTTGTAAGCATCACAAACTACATTAATTAGTACTAATGCTTGCttaattttattattattaattGTAACTTGAGTTGTCATAAATCAtcaagaatatatatatatatataatgattaTGGGTAATAACATAATCATAATTAAATTTTAGATAATAAATATTAATGACAACTAATTATGGgtaattagctgagcttaacaGAACTTGGATAGGGTGGTTCAGACTTTTTTCTtgacactactacaaaaaaattTTTGGGAGACACTTTGGTTTCGCCCACAGAGGCGGACGGGCTGgcggcccgcctcggttaatcctttatagtatattttttgcTTTGTATATGTTTCAATCTAACAAATTTCGGATTCAATGTGGTTATCCTTTAtacatatgtcttttgctttgtATATATTTCAATCTAACAAATTTCGGATTCAAAATTGAAAATAAACTAAAAAAAGTTTTTTTAATCTGGATACACTTAAAGGAGGCGGGCAAATTACAAAAACTGCCTATGTTAATATATTAACCAAGACGGACAATTTAAAAAACCGTCTCGGTTAACAGATTAACGGAGGCAGTCACATTAAGGCAACCGCCTCCGTTAATCTTATTAACCAAAGCGGTTACTTAACAGCGACCACCTCGGTTAacatattaaccgaggcggttgctTTACCGTGACCTTTGATTCGAGGCGGTTGCCTTACCCGCTACGGTTAACCTGTTTTGCCCGCCACGGCTAAacatttctgtagtagtgtgacTAGCTTATTAATGCTCGTCCGTTGCTATGGGTAACAAAACTATGTTAATTCAATTTGTTGATGTCGTAAGAAAGCTTTTTCAAAACACTGTTGGCACCAATAAGAAAGTTAAAAGCGACACATGATCTGTTAAACTCATACAAGTGGAAATGAATTATTAATCAAACCAAACATATAAGGCATTGTTCGTTTTGGCTGGAACGGCCCGAAACATGGCCCGTTCCAGGTGGATCGACTAGACTTGGAATTAATTTTGGTCCAATCGAAAATGACTTTTCGGTTTACTTTAGGGCTGAATTATAGCCAGCCCATTCCAAGTGTTTTTCCTGTGTTATTCCACATGATCAATTCCGGACCTCCTACTCTCTGGAAGAAAAACAGGCCCGTTTTCAATATGCTCACCAGTTTTCAGTGAACCATTGGAAAATCACTCAATCCAGCCCACGAAGAGAAACAGGCCTGTTTTGAATACGGAAGAaacgaacaaggcctaagatggaTAAATCTTGGTCCCATCAATCCACAACTGAAAACTTGCATGGCTATTTCAGCTGTCAATCAAGGCCATTAGATATTAGGATCTATTCccccatctcaaattataagttattttaacTTTCTTAGAGCGAGATCTTCAAGAAAGttggaataacttataattttgaATGTAGGAAGTACTAAAGTTTGGAATGCCAAATACATGACTCATAATTTAGGATAAAGAGAGTACTAAAGTTTGGAATGCCAAATAcgtaacttataatttgggacagagGGGAGTACTAAAGTTTGTaatacaaaatataaatagttaTATATAATAGTTACTACATGCATATTGCATGCAAAGAAGTAGCTAAATGCTGGCAAACAAAAACAGACGGTGTGCTGGCATTGGATGCTAGGCCATCGAGTATTCCAGTTCATGGAACGCAGATACTGCTGCCGCCAACCTCAAGCAATTAATCTGCTTTGAATTTTTCATATTACAGCAGAGTATAGTGCAGTTAGTCTGAATGTGCAACCAAATAGAATTCTTGCATTGCCTATGCTATAGCTAGTAGTTTCGTAGCCTCCTCCATACTATAAGCAATTAATTCCTCTGCAGTGCACAAATGTAAAGGCTTTTTTTAAACCAATAATGTTGGAACTGAGCCACTCCAACTCTCAGCAGATAGAGGTAGAAGATGAACAACAGATATAGACTTGTCGGCGACGAATGCCTGTATCTTGGCTTTGGCTTCTATTAAAAATCAAAGCATGACTTAGCTTGGAACGTGACCTGCATGACACAAACTAAATCAACTCATGATTATTTCCAACAGCCACTACCTCTTCTACCTGCATGTCGGCCCCTACCACAACAATGTCACTTCAGCCAGATCCTGAAGATTCGCATCCCCTACCTGCCATAGCTGAGTTCCTCTCGCCCTTCTCCGGCGTGCCCCGACCTACGCCATCATCGGGA is a window encoding:
- the LOC8073809 gene encoding E3 ubiquitin-protein ligase CCNB1IP1 homolog isoform X3, with protein sequence MKCNACWRELEGQAISTTCGHLLSGADDAKKILSNDGACPICDQVLSKSHMKPMDINPSDDWTNMAMVGISPQILMKSAYRSVMFYIGQKELEMQYKMNRIVGQCRQKCELMQAKFTEKLEEVHTAYQKMAKRCQLMEQENENLNRDKQELQEKFAEKSRQKRKLDEMYDQLRNEYESLKRSALQPANNYLARPQSDPFAGMPNMMDGGNHLRQGSVDLPKTPGQRDEGWGPPPRQRCSTSGPFELSTGSPGHAMAPPADIRPRQQTRPVFGATMNNPSSALRNFIISPVKRPQVSRNRQHIFT
- the LOC8073809 gene encoding E3 ubiquitin-protein ligase CCNB1IP1 homolog isoform X6 is translated as MKCNACWRELEGQAISTTCGHLLCADDAKKILSNDGACPICDQVLSKSHMKPMDINPSDDWTNMAMVGISPQILMKSAYRSVMFYIGQKELEMQYKMNRIVGQCRQKCELMQAKFTEKLEEVHTAYQKMAKRCQLMEQENENLNRDKQELQEKFAEKSRQKRKLDEMYDQLRNEYESLKRSALQPANNYLARPQSDPFAGMPNMMDGGNHLRQGQRDEGWGPPPRQRCSTSGPFELSTGSPGHAMAPPADIRPRQQTRPVFGATMNNPSSALRNFIISPVKRPQVSRNRQHIFT
- the LOC8073809 gene encoding E3 ubiquitin-protein ligase CCNB1IP1 homolog isoform X4; its protein translation is MKCNACWRELEGQAISTTCGHLLCADDAKKILSNDGACPICDQVLSKSHMKPMDINPSDDWTNMAMVGISPQILMKSAYRSVMFYIGQKELEMQYKMNRIVGQCRQKCELMQAKFTEKLEEVHTAYQKMAKRCQLMEQENENLNRDKQELQEKFAEKSRQKRKLDEMYDQLRNEYESLKRSALQPANNYLARPQSDPFAGMPNMMDGGNHLRQGSVDLPKTPGQRDEGWGPPPRQRCSTSGPFELSTGSPGHAMAPPADIRPRQQTRPVFGATMNNPSSALRNFIISPVKRPQVSRNRQHIFT
- the LOC8073809 gene encoding E3 ubiquitin-protein ligase CCNB1IP1 homolog isoform X1, which produces MKCNACWRELEGQAISTTCGHLLSGADDAKKILSNDGACPICDQVLSKSHMKPMDINPSDDWTNMAMVGISPQILMKSAYRSVMFYIGQKELEMQYKMNRIVGQCRQKCELMQAKFTEKLEEVHTAYQKMAKRCQLMEQENENLNRDKQELQEKFAEKSRQKRKLDEMYDQLRNEYESLKRSALQPANNYLARPQSDPFAGMPNMMDGGNHLRQGSVDLPKTPGQRDEGWGPPPRQRCSTSGPFELSTGSPGHAMAPPADIRPRQQTRPVFGATMNNPSSALRNFIISPVKRPQVSRNRQHIFTL
- the LOC8073809 gene encoding E3 ubiquitin-protein ligase CCNB1IP1 homolog isoform X2, coding for MKCNACWRELEGQAISTTCGHLLCADDAKKILSNDGACPICDQVLSKSHMKPMDINPSDDWTNMAMVGISPQILMKSAYRSVMFYIGQKELEMQYKMNRIVGQCRQKCELMQAKFTEKLEEVHTAYQKMAKRCQLMEQENENLNRDKQELQEKFAEKSRQKRKLDEMYDQLRNEYESLKRSALQPANNYLARPQSDPFAGMPNMMDGGNHLRQGSVDLPKTPGQRDEGWGPPPRQRCSTSGPFELSTGSPGHAMAPPADIRPRQQTRPVFGATMNNPSSALRNFIISPVKRPQVSRNRQHIFTL
- the LOC8073809 gene encoding E3 ubiquitin-protein ligase CCNB1IP1 homolog isoform X5, giving the protein MKCNACWRELEGQAISTTCGHLLSGADDAKKILSNDGACPICDQVLSKSHMKPMDINPSDDWTNMAMVGISPQILMKSAYRSVMFYIGQKELEMQYKMNRIVGQCRQKCELMQAKFTEKLEEVHTAYQKMAKRCQLMEQENENLNRDKQELQEKFAEKSRQKRKLDEMYDQLRNEYESLKRSALQPANNYLARPQSDPFAGMPNMMDGGNHLRQGQRDEGWGPPPRQRCSTSGPFELSTGSPGHAMAPPADIRPRQQTRPVFGATMNNPSSALRNFIISPVKRPQVSRNRQHIFTL